The following DNA comes from Pseudophryne corroboree isolate aPseCor3 chromosome 8, aPseCor3.hap2, whole genome shotgun sequence.
tcttgactcctcccctctcccgtccaaattcatccatcacacaaataggtataattgcaggtaaaggatttgttagtggatgttaggtataataatcacttctacaacacatcaaagcaaagttgcccaatatgacatctatccaaatccctccttatgttcatcataatgtatgacacgtcatgtacaattgtgatacctacagtataaaaagttataatcccctaatattggggtatagcaaaagaaaattaaatataaacaaaatgtctggagtaattatttgcagctatttctcatcttaatatgaggtactgatatagagacagtcaatcatcaaggtttatatgtcaacgtcgttatgaaatacagtattatcataaaccttgatgattgactgaatctatataagcgcattatattaaaatgagaaacagtaacaatgtgataatacctataattcctttctttgggatactagcaacttttatggatacaaatggtaacaactggcattttatgtgttactgaaccaggaagggaagacacattataataccctgttatattattataataaggggaactgctgaatagtaccaaggggattttaggcacagagtcttggggggttagaccaattatttgataatcccacacagtactcaacacttgccaaccctaatagatgaattccacatttgtaattgtccaataatggagtttgagactaaccaggattaagtgagagtacgtaatactcgcaggagttcacctgtagattaaaatcccttttgcatctatgtgccacataggtttgggaaatccccccaccacccttttttttccagaaaaatgttgcaagtataccatagttatctgattgatacaattaatttaaggaattataggtattatcacattgttgtatagaatttagccagtgctactgcatatgtaggttgttcataaatataccacttcagatacagcagatgtcatacttcttattaggctcattcagctatctccaatgaaagggataagcaaatatagtgaagtactgtttaataattgtaaatttcagccaaacctgagcctgcaccagtgggagaacccaggacttgcactgtttcaagtgcattctgaactgcttaaataacagttcatgtctagctggaattgtcaaaatttggccacttggaaatacatgtgatctgtgtggagtttatatgttttcgtttttctcatattaaatcttacaattattaaacagtgtttcactataattgcttatctcttacattttgggtatatctgaatgagcctaataagaagtatactgtgagatatgacatctgctgtatctgaagtggtatatttatgaatgacctacatactgtatgcagtagcgctggataacttctattcaaccttttttggcacatatttggtgaagatgtgaggatacctttaagtaaaatattgagctcaccgagctgctttttttctgcttgtgcgcactgctaggattgtctattttataaatctattatcagattgttaatgtttctcatgttaatatgaggtgctgatatagaataagtcaatcataattaatccagacattctgctttaatttaatatttttttgttataccccaatattagggaattacaactttgtatactgtaggtatcacaactgtacaggacgtgtcataaattatgatgaacatatggatggtataatagagggccatcaaaatatggcatttgtggcaacaacagtgacaagacattgggcataattcagacttgatcgtagccgtgcagctacgatcagttactcagacatgcgggggggggggggggacccagcacaaggctagtccgccccgcatgtctgactccccaccgtacaagttcaaaaccatcgcacagcggcaatgcttttgtacttgatgagtagctccctaccagcgcagctcctgcgcacaggcagggagctactagtcactgaccgggtcacagcggctgcgtgtgacgtcacgcagcagcctgccccccgcacggtccgggcacacctgcgttgcctggaccgcacccctaaaaaggcagcaaaacgccaccggcccgcaccctcctgcccagcgtccgcctctgcctggcagggctgagatggccgtcggctgtctggcatgcaccagcgtatatgtgcagttcaaacctgaacggctgctgtgagaaaatgcacagcagtgatcaggtgtgaattaggccccttgtctgtaatgacatcagttataagagagtgaggctcccgaggacgcaccatatcaagcaattgaaatatttctagggatttggatagatgttatattgggggactttgatttgatgtgttgtagaagtgattattataccaaacacccactaacaaatcctttacctgcttatcttgcaatatatccctaccagctattagggtgccatttataatcaagggatctctcccactgatatataaactgatgcacattataggaccaatgctatacaggaacttgaagacgttaaacttaatactcatttgtgaggctatagtgagggcaccttgtaggggaattacacggtgaggacaattccgagttgataccttgtagaaggagtatggtgttatgagaaagtaaccaaatagaggacagattagcatacaccatatttcttgtatagcatttttatacacattttctgtacttttacacgcatctctctattattttagtatttcactgacaggacatgatatgtaatgtttaatattatgaaatacaaggaatattttaaaacctataagtgcatctactacagacatcctctgttctactgtatcgcacatatgtgagactcaacctgtaataccctgcctagggaatatggcaagaagatctcttactggctggttcctctgcaacaggctggtaagatggtcccttttccacaggctggtcaatggcacagattggcaggaaagtccctctggctggtctctgggtgcaggaatgcagcatgctctcagtgtggaaaaaagtaaacacactatagtatactgtttgtattagcccactagcctgtcttataagtgaagccacgcccccaacacacagccacacttcctggatctgttatcagcaaggagacgctggggagatgaaagcagtctcaatcaacaaactatgttgattgattaactgccgtgcaggccaaaagggtgagtgaggaggaaggggcacccgctgtgagctgctgcgactcacaccactgactatagctgactgactatagctgacggccagctgagataggaaggggttaaggagcaggacttcacagacagattgtctgtaggcagaagtgtgctagggggggcgatcgcccccaccgcccccctctgtatccgtgcctgcTCCAGAAAGGTATGGGTAAGGTggactatcttttagggtatgtactctcctttttttgtcaaagccatcttcagttacctgcaataaaaaagtgttgtaacttttgaacctttactgctatttcaaatctgtttgcagcaataaacttttcagcaaattctgatattgagggtaattccaagttgatcgcagcaggaattttttttagcagttgggcaaaaccatgtgcactgcaggggaggcagatataacatgtgcagagagagttagatttgggtaggttattttgtttctgtgcaggataaatactggctgctttatttttacactgcaaattagattgcagattgaacacatcacacccaaatctaactcccctgcagtgcacatggttttgcccaaccgctaaaaaaaattcctgctgcgatcaacttggaattaccccccattgtttgacatgttacacgacccccttttccATTTGAAAaacctgacttagattcaagatggcctatttcaacataccctaaaagatagcccacctcacccatactttACTGGAGTAtttagttttcccatttcctgtacagtttttgaaacaaaagggtgtattgCGACTTTTGTAGAATGTAGAATGATCCTGTTTGTCTACGGACCATGATTTAAAGTCGCAATAACAACCCAGCTTTATTGGATGTTacttcaaaagaaaaagaaaattgggGCTAGAGTGCAGGCGAATGAAGCTGATATAAGTGAATACAGAATTGTCTTCTTGTAGGCGGGAAGATGTATCAAGGCTCGAAGAGATATACAGTAGATGCATCAtcttttggagagtgataaaatggaaagtgataaactaccagccaaccagctcttgtcatttttcaaacagggcctgtgacaaggcagttaggagctgattggctggtacttttctcactccattttatcactctccaaacaatgatgcatctagcccatgaaTAAAGTTAagtagttgcccacagcaaccaataaaTGTCCAACTGTCATTTAAAAGAATGTGCTAGAtctcaggttctcaaacttggtcctcaggaccccacacgatttatgttttgcaggtcacctgtacattttttaaatgtgacagttggtgacacacagtgcagctgctgggtgacatagaAAACGTAAAccacgtggggtcctgaggaccgagtttgagaaccactgtgctagataaatgacagaagctgattgctttgggcaacatcttcaatttatctctctccgagtcttgatacatctcccgcaaAGTGTGAAGTTAATCATGCAAGTGCACCTAGAGGACGTTATGGACTAGGGCAGTTGACCCTTCTAGTCCAATGCTTGCTCTGTGTTCCATTTATTttgatctctcactctctccatctTGTCACTGCAGTTGTATGATTCCAGGCCTCTAGTCTCTCTTTACAGTTCAGTGGCTTCCTCTGTCTTCTCAGTGTCTGAGCTGTACTCTGGCAGATATGCGCAGAGCAACTCGGGTCGTGTGCCCCAACTTACACATCCTGGGACCCACATGCCATGCTAAGCAATGCTTGTGTGCTCACACTTGTCAGTTGCACGTGTAGGCTTGCGTCCGTTCACTGCATGTACTGCATGTTACGTGGCAGCACCAGTGAAACTTGCAGTGGCACTGCCATGTGTGAGTGTACTGGAAGGTTTTATATCCCCGGCCACAGCACAAGAACTCACAGCTGTCAGACTGAGAGGACGTGCGGTTACACAGACGCCCATAAGTTCCCACGCTCCCTGTTGCGTTGTTTGCCTCGCAGAAGTTTGGCGAGTGGTCCACAAACACCAGTTCAGTATCTGCTGGCTTGGTATAGCTCTGAGGGTTCTTCAGTTTGAGAAAAGTGGGAAGTTGTTGGCGGCGGCCCCTAACAGCCTCAACCATGACGGCTTCCTTGTACCTTTCCTTCAGCATGTAGCCCACCTCTCGGAAATGGGGCAACGTGTTCCAACATGTCTTCAGCGCACAGGAGCCTGAAACGCCATGACACTTGCACTCCAAGCGGACATTCTTCTCCAGCAACTAGGAAAGAGAAATGTCATTAGAAGAGAGAACTTTAAATGCACCTATCTAAAGCACACGCTGTGGGTGGGCTGTATTACTGTTCACATGATGCCACATACCAGCCTACTAGTTCACTAAGAGCTAAGGACATTACTCAGGCACTGTGTTTATACCTTAATGATAGTGAtgtccagggatggactggggctccgATTCGGCCCTGGCATATGTGACCTGGGGCGCGCTGACACAACGCACaggggcatgccgcgagtcaggCGGGTgtggactcacggcacgcccccatttccatcgaAATGCATGGATCGGGTGGAGGGGATGGGGGTGCGCAACGcgacacaggagagggtgtcacaaGTCAGGTagtgtggactcgtggcacgccccctggagaggtgatggaactcatATCCCCCaccacctaacccccccccctctattAGGCAGAGCCAGGGCCAGTTCTAGGGTTAAGGCACCCCCATggttgcaaaaaggggtgtgggctcacaaggagggggcatggtcacacaatagtatcccctattcaaattacatattacaccacacagtagaacactCTTATTCACAAAACACCACACTTTACgatacacagtagtgacccttatacacataatgccctcagcagtgcccctGATATAAATctttgcctctgtcactccagcatctcaccgcccatgtccctccagcagttctctcccctgtgtccctccagcagcttccccgactctctgtgtccctccagccccttCAGCATGCACAAAgcttgctcctcttcatggcttttCTTCACTTCAGCGTCGATCAcaacatgacatcacatacgccgcGCCATAAAAGGAAGTCACTGGGACCTGGGGAGGGCATGAAAGCCGTCTGGcagacacagtgtgtgtgagtatcaggaggGGCAGAACCGCAGGCAGAGGACCATGAAACCAACAGGACCTGAGGAAAGGAGAGGTGGCTGCGGCTCGTCAGTGACACTAGCACAGCCTGCATCTATTGACGTGGGTGTCGGGACGGGCTCTTCTGTTCCACCTAGCATAACAGGTGACGGAAATCAGTTCCACCCTTTTCCTCTCACACCTAAACCCCTTCATATAACACTGCCCCCCATTTTGTTGAGGTTGTTGATCTTTGAAAATCAGGCCATAGGCCACTGTCTTATCCTGCATGGGGGAACCTCTAGCAAAGTATGATTGCAAGACCACCACAAAATGTGTCAATTGTCACTATCAATTCCATAACCTTTTACAGGCAACAAAGAAATGGGTTTTGCTATAAATAACAAAGAATTTTAACTTGTGTTAATCACAAAAGAAACCAAACCTGATTTTCACCACATAGAGCATTGCATGACCATGTCATAACTCATAAAGGTATATGGTGATTGTAGCTACCTTTCTCCCCACCAGGTTATTGTGCAGGTTCATCAGGGTACGGGCATGGCGCTTCACTTCTCTGGCGTCCATAAACTCTTTGGACAAGCGTAGGCCATGTTTCACGTCAGCAGAACATCCTCCCCATCTCCATCCTTTCTCGGAGTCCTGCTGCCCGTGTTTCTCCCAGTCACAGCCACAATAGGTCATGTTGCCATGGCTGCAGGCGTTGGTGATGGCGTGGGCAATGCCAGCAGAGAGGATAGCATAGTGAAAGGCTGTTTCTCGGCTGCCTGGCAAGGAAAGACCAAGAGTTTTACTCACAATCTAAAGTATACAACGATGATCCAAACAGGTTTAAAAGAACGGAATACTTGTTTGTAAGCCTAATGCCTGGTTTAGACACACAGGACCTAACGAAGCGTAATTACTCCAGTCTGTGGATCTGTGGGGCTATCAGAGTAGTACGGAAGTCAGTCAGATCTCCAGCAACTTTCATGCTTGTTGTGGCGGCTTTGAGTGTGATTCTGAATAAGGCCCCTATTGCTCAGATCATTTTGATTAAGGGTTCTGCTGGAAAATAAATCTCTGAAGTCCTAGGTGGGCTGCAGCAAGTTTACCTTTCATGTGTGGTTTTATCTACAATGGTCTTCCTTAAAGCATCATCCCATAAGGTGCAGATCTGTTCAGGGCCCGAGTTATTGCTGGCCCCTGGAAATTTTacccgggatcggtatgaaatacctccaatcaaaatcccaacagcaattgaccgacggtcaaaatcccgacaaggtaaaaatcccgacatggacaaaataccgacatttaaaataccgacaaggtcaaaatactgacatgtaaaatgctgacaggtcaaaatattgacatgcgttttcattgttttttgtgtgtatgtcgacataggtcgacatggaaccatataagtgtaccgctgcgctcgccatacttcgggcacagtgcctcactgtgctcggcacactattatattccccctccaggtccactgggatgtcggcattttgacctgtcgacattttacatgtcggtattttgaccttgtcggtattttaaatgttggtattttgtccatgtcggcattttgaccctgTCAGGATTTGACCGTCGGTCGGGAGgtaaaattgactgcatccccttatcCCATCTCTGGCAGACTACAAAATTAttctgtagccgctctgcgatcctttcgttcacacttctgctaagctaaaatacactcccagtgggaggcggcatagcgcttgcacggctgctaaaaactgctagcgagcgatcaactcggaatgaccaccaacatcaccaattttctgtgttagaagctttagtaaagttACCCCCAGGACTCCatataaaataggcccatcatcccgGTAGCCTGATGATAACCAGCTGCTTAACTGGCCAAACAGTCAGTCAGAAATCAAAAGTAATAaaactgtattttatttatttatttataaacagtttcttatatagcgcagcatattccgttgcgctttacaattagaacaacagtaatagaacaaaactgggtaaaaagtaaaaacagacatagaggtaggaaggccccactcacaagcttacaatctatagggaaataggcattgatacacaaggatagatgctatctattgcataatggtccaccagattgctacgttcttaatgggttgtatgatgataccccgcaatgttggccaagtgtcaggagggtgtgagagtaaagaaagacaagatatgtgatgtcatgtatactgtacagagaggatgtaattagatagggaagcactgaaggttatgtgggtgggtttggaatttgataggcttgtctgaagaggtgagttttcagggaacgtttaaaggtttggagactagaggcaagtcttattgtgtgtgggagggcattccacagagtgggtgaagcccgggtaaagtcctgtaattttgattgtgaacaagtaatgcgtgtggatgagagacgtagatcttgtgcagagcggagaggtcaggtagggagatattttgagatgagtgaagagatgtatgttggtgcagtttggttaatagccttgtatgtaagtaaaagtattttatatttaatacggtagaataccggtaaccaatggagggactgacagagcggatctgcagaagatgaaagtctagcgaggaagattagcctcgcagctgcatttaaaatgtattgtag
Coding sequences within:
- the LOC134948543 gene encoding protein Wnt-7a-like — translated: MRLKLSWLDLCHTVLCIGLMLCGEGGVSSVLALGASIICRKMPGLSPRQRSICEARPDAIIAIGTGARIGTEECRYHFQHSRWNCSSLGEPSLFGPELKVGSRETAFHYAILSAGIAHAITNACSHGNMTYCGCDWEKHGQQDSEKGWRWGGCSADVKHGLRLSKEFMDAREVKRHARTLMNLHNNLVGRKLLEKNVRLECKCHGVSGSCALKTCWNTLPHFREVGYMLKERYKEAVMVEAVRGRRQQLPTFLKLKNPQSYTKPADTELVFVDHSPNFCEANNATGSVGTYGRLCNRTSSQSDSCEFLCCGRGYKTFQYTHTWQCHCKFHWCCHVTCSTCSERTQAYTCN